Proteins encoded within one genomic window of Kibdelosporangium phytohabitans:
- a CDS encoding helix-turn-helix domain-containing protein: protein MDDLAVSLADTLRAAREARDLSANALATRSGVSRAMIAKIERGETQPTAVLLGKLAAALGMTLSSLIARAEATTSRLRRAADQPVWTDPETGYRRRAVSPDAGGPLELVEVELPAGAVVSYPAELYTYKHQQIWVLSGQLRFREGDVDHDLGPGDCLQMGPPEPSSFINPATETCRYLVIISKRPG, encoded by the coding sequence ATGGATGATCTCGCGGTGTCGCTGGCCGACACGCTGCGCGCCGCCCGCGAAGCCCGGGACCTGTCGGCGAACGCGCTGGCCACCCGGTCGGGGGTGTCACGGGCGATGATCGCGAAGATCGAACGCGGCGAGACCCAGCCGACCGCCGTGCTGCTCGGCAAGCTGGCCGCGGCCCTGGGGATGACGTTGTCGTCGTTGATCGCCCGCGCGGAGGCCACCACGTCCCGGCTGCGCCGGGCCGCCGACCAGCCCGTGTGGACCGACCCCGAGACCGGGTACCGCCGCCGCGCGGTCTCCCCGGACGCGGGCGGCCCGCTGGAACTGGTGGAGGTCGAACTGCCCGCGGGCGCCGTGGTGTCGTACCCGGCCGAGCTGTACACCTACAAGCACCAGCAGATCTGGGTGTTGTCCGGGCAGCTGCGGTTCCGGGAGGGCGACGTCGACCACGACCTGGGGCCCGGGGACTGCCTGCAGATGGGGCCGCCGGAGCCGAGTTCGTTCATCAACCCGGCCACGGAGACCTGCCGCTACCTGGTGATCATCAGCAAACGGCCGGGCTAG
- a CDS encoding GNAT family N-acetyltransferase — MKVRDASELDAEACAAIYAPYVTDTTVTFETTPPTPQDMAARIASATTTHAWLVLEDDDGTVIGYAYGGPFKAREAYRWSCEVSVYLERGRRRSGGGRALYTALLERLTQRGYRTAAAGMTLPNDASVGLHRAMGFEPVGTYKRIGWKHGAWHDVAWTQCALGSDGPPSALS; from the coding sequence ATGAAGGTGCGAGACGCGTCCGAACTCGACGCGGAGGCCTGTGCGGCGATCTACGCCCCATACGTCACCGACACAACCGTCACATTCGAGACCACACCGCCGACACCGCAGGACATGGCCGCCCGGATCGCGTCCGCGACCACCACCCACGCGTGGCTCGTACTCGAAGACGACGACGGCACAGTCATCGGCTACGCCTACGGCGGACCGTTCAAAGCACGTGAGGCGTACCGGTGGTCGTGCGAGGTCAGTGTGTACCTCGAACGCGGCCGACGACGCTCTGGTGGCGGCCGAGCGCTGTACACCGCGTTGCTGGAACGTCTCACGCAACGCGGCTACCGGACCGCCGCCGCAGGCATGACATTGCCCAACGACGCGAGCGTCGGCCTGCACCGCGCGATGGGCTTCGAACCCGTGGGCACCTACAAGCGCATCGGTTGGAAGCACGGCGCCTGGCACGACGTCGCCTGGACCCAGTGCGCGCTCGGCAGCGACGGCCCGCCCAGCGCGCTGAGCTGA
- a CDS encoding TetR/AcrR family transcriptional regulator, whose translation MRLTRAEAQERTRAKVLAAARDEFADRGFRDAKIDQIAARADLTRGAVYSNFPGKRALYFAVLAETAAAQHGPEHPGTPATPRDVLGALARAWVTRLPLATDEQARLGVDLMPEIIADDHVRKPYAQLMWLCAIQLGLTLENLRPGARQVRRAQTALTLLHGAAQLAAAAPGFGEPFTVVTACEHLADADFDDTGLTPHTNPDIQTAEHPWTLTGDGIVAILGLHRLSGVEEALRGGTDVTLVIVTADPAELIPLARLMVTDFTGLLRNAAPASARPRLRIVLDDTSTFTTGAGIETVTDMTETALRVESGRVVLRADGFGACHAAATASTRSGRR comes from the coding sequence ATGAGATTGACGCGTGCGGAGGCGCAGGAACGAACTCGCGCCAAAGTCCTCGCCGCCGCGCGCGACGAGTTCGCCGACCGCGGATTCCGGGACGCCAAGATCGACCAGATCGCCGCCCGCGCCGACCTGACCCGTGGCGCGGTCTACTCCAACTTCCCCGGCAAACGCGCCCTCTACTTCGCCGTCCTCGCCGAAACCGCCGCCGCCCAGCACGGCCCGGAACACCCCGGCACCCCCGCGACACCGCGTGACGTGCTCGGCGCGCTGGCCCGCGCCTGGGTCACCCGGCTGCCGCTGGCCACCGACGAGCAGGCCCGGCTCGGTGTCGACCTGATGCCCGAGATCATCGCCGACGACCACGTCCGCAAGCCCTACGCCCAGCTGATGTGGCTCTGCGCCATCCAACTCGGCCTGACACTGGAGAACCTGCGCCCCGGCGCCCGCCAAGTCCGCCGCGCGCAGACCGCCCTCACCCTGCTGCACGGCGCCGCCCAGCTCGCCGCTGCCGCACCCGGTTTTGGCGAACCGTTCACCGTGGTCACCGCCTGCGAACACCTCGCCGACGCCGACTTCGACGACACCGGGCTCACGCCACACACCAACCCGGACATCCAGACCGCCGAACACCCGTGGACCCTCACCGGGGACGGCATCGTCGCGATCCTCGGGCTGCACCGGCTGTCGGGCGTGGAGGAGGCGCTGCGCGGCGGCACGGACGTCACGCTCGTCATCGTCACCGCCGACCCGGCCGAGCTGATCCCGCTGGCCCGTTTGATGGTCACCGACTTCACGGGTCTGCTGCGCAACGCCGCCCCCGCCTCGGCCCGACCACGGCTGCGGATCGTGCTCGACGACACCAGCACCTTCACCACCGGCGCGGGCATCGAGACCGTCACCGACATGACCGAGACCGCGCTCCGCGTCGAGTCCGGCCGGGTCGTGCTGCGCGCCGACGGTTTCGGCGCCTGCCACGCAGCCGCCACCGCGAGCACCCGGAGCGGACGCCGATGA
- a CDS encoding alpha/beta hydrolase family protein — MPDLRHDPAAALNETCERVAVRSGATISRCSFDNAEGGRVTGYLVEPEGVPTAGVVYMHTTSGAEGFLPEAITLARSGGIGLCLQFQYVDDQVAAIRRSVLALRRGADLLLGRTDRVAGVGHSGGAMMMAVVAGIDRRFSCFVLEVPMAGLTHHWRDSGHPEITRMRASLPPELFERTLTGMAPYDAEHFIGDVRVPVLYQFARFDIGVTAAESEEFYAMAPHPKQQRWYDSGHVINDVAAYTDRAAFLAEHLGVTVS; from the coding sequence ATGCCTGATTTGCGTCACGACCCGGCCGCTGCGCTCAACGAGACCTGCGAACGGGTGGCTGTCCGTTCCGGCGCCACGATTTCCCGCTGCTCGTTCGACAACGCCGAAGGTGGCCGTGTCACGGGTTATCTGGTCGAGCCGGAGGGCGTGCCCACGGCGGGCGTGGTGTACATGCACACCACCAGCGGCGCGGAGGGGTTCCTGCCGGAGGCGATCACGCTGGCCAGGTCGGGCGGGATCGGGTTGTGCCTGCAGTTCCAGTACGTCGACGACCAGGTGGCCGCGATCCGCCGGTCCGTGCTGGCCCTGCGCCGGGGCGCGGATCTGCTGCTGGGCCGCACGGATCGGGTCGCGGGTGTCGGGCACAGCGGTGGCGCGATGATGATGGCGGTGGTGGCCGGGATCGACCGGCGGTTCTCGTGTTTCGTGCTCGAAGTGCCGATGGCGGGCCTGACGCATCACTGGCGCGACTCCGGCCACCCGGAGATCACGCGGATGCGCGCGTCGTTGCCGCCGGAGTTGTTCGAGCGGACGCTGACCGGCATGGCGCCGTATGACGCGGAGCATTTCATCGGTGACGTGCGGGTTCCGGTGCTGTACCAGTTCGCGCGGTTCGACATCGGCGTGACCGCGGCGGAGTCCGAGGAGTTCTACGCGATGGCGCCGCACCCCAAACAGCAACGGTGGTACGACTCGGGGCACGTGATCAACGACGTGGCCGCGTACACCGACCGGGCGGCGTTCCTGGCCGAGCACCTCGGGGTCACGGTGAGCTGA
- a CDS encoding MFS transporter → MATASLGPAYRRLWSATALANLGDGIRQAALPLLAVSTTTDPTLIAGVAVAGQLPWLLFGLMAGAVVDRVDRRRLVAVVDAGRVVLLAVLVAAVAADVVGLPLIYLVAFGCGIGETLRDTAASTLLPALVDRRDLDRANGKLINAEIAGNELVGPPLGSYLAGIALVVPFAVNGGTLAVAIVLILALPSMFAPRAAPGRARILAETGAGLRWLARHRRLRTLVGLASLFSFVDSAWFAILVLYVTQVLTLPAAAYGLMLAVGAVGGLAGGASAARLGRLMGPGKTLAGSLLVATAGQLLLGLTSSPPATVAGLALGSFAFGVWNVISLTERQKNTPEEMLGRVTSTARTMTMVAAMLGALAGGVVASLLGLHAAILLGVPLLLAAAVVSVVTFRV, encoded by the coding sequence ATGGCGACAGCATCGTTGGGCCCGGCATATCGGCGGTTGTGGTCAGCGACCGCGTTGGCCAACCTCGGCGACGGCATCCGGCAGGCCGCGTTGCCGCTGCTCGCGGTCAGCACCACCACGGATCCCACGCTGATCGCCGGTGTCGCCGTGGCCGGGCAACTGCCGTGGCTGCTGTTCGGACTGATGGCCGGCGCGGTCGTGGACCGGGTCGACCGGCGGCGCCTGGTGGCCGTGGTCGACGCCGGTCGTGTCGTGTTGCTGGCGGTTCTCGTCGCCGCGGTGGCAGCGGACGTGGTCGGGTTGCCGTTGATCTACCTGGTGGCGTTCGGGTGCGGGATCGGCGAAACACTCCGCGACACGGCCGCGTCCACCCTGCTGCCCGCACTGGTCGACCGCCGCGACCTCGACCGTGCGAACGGGAAACTGATCAACGCCGAGATCGCGGGCAACGAACTGGTCGGCCCGCCGCTGGGCAGCTACCTCGCCGGGATCGCGCTGGTCGTGCCGTTCGCGGTCAACGGCGGCACCCTGGCTGTCGCGATCGTGCTGATCCTCGCCCTGCCCAGCATGTTCGCGCCCCGCGCGGCGCCCGGCCGAGCCCGGATCCTCGCTGAGACAGGCGCCGGACTGCGCTGGCTGGCCCGACACCGCCGCCTGCGCACACTCGTCGGGCTCGCCAGCCTGTTCTCGTTCGTCGACAGCGCCTGGTTCGCCATCCTCGTGCTCTACGTGACGCAGGTCCTCACGCTTCCCGCCGCGGCCTACGGCCTGATGCTCGCGGTCGGCGCGGTCGGCGGGCTCGCCGGCGGCGCCTCAGCGGCACGCCTCGGCCGCCTGATGGGACCTGGGAAAACTCTCGCTGGATCGCTGCTGGTGGCCACCGCGGGACAGTTGCTGCTCGGGCTGACCAGTTCGCCCCCGGCTACCGTCGCCGGGCTGGCGCTGGGCAGCTTCGCGTTCGGCGTGTGGAACGTGATCAGCCTGACCGAGCGTCAGAAGAACACGCCCGAGGAGATGCTCGGCCGTGTCACCAGCACCGCGCGCACGATGACCATGGTCGCCGCCATGCTCGGCGCGCTCGCCGGCGGTGTCGTGGCCAGCCTCCTCGGCCTGCACGCCGCCATCCTGCTCGGCGTGCCGCTGCTGCTGGCCGCAGCGGTCGTCAGCGTGGTGACGTTCCGCGTCTAG
- a CDS encoding DsbA family oxidoreductase → MRVEIWSDVVCPWCYIGKARFEAALAGFEHRDEVEVVFRSFELDPGKEGVEPIEQMLATRYGPQAAEMEQRVAALAEAEGLGYRTDREVGNTFDLHRVLHLARAKGLENEVLNAVFDANFAQARPIFSAGTVVEVAVAAGLDEADVRRVLDDPSLYAEDVRAEQREAAQLGARAVPFFVLDRKVGVSGGQSVEVFGQALRQAWDA, encoded by the coding sequence GTGCGTGTGGAGATCTGGAGCGACGTCGTCTGCCCGTGGTGCTACATCGGCAAGGCCCGGTTCGAGGCGGCGCTGGCCGGCTTCGAGCACCGGGACGAGGTCGAGGTGGTCTTCCGGTCGTTCGAGCTGGACCCCGGCAAGGAGGGCGTCGAGCCGATCGAGCAGATGCTCGCCACGCGCTACGGCCCGCAGGCCGCCGAGATGGAGCAGCGGGTCGCCGCGCTGGCCGAGGCCGAGGGGCTCGGCTATCGCACCGACCGCGAGGTCGGCAACACCTTCGACCTGCACCGCGTGCTGCACCTGGCCAGGGCGAAGGGCCTGGAGAACGAGGTGCTGAACGCGGTGTTCGACGCGAACTTCGCCCAGGCCCGCCCCATTTTCAGCGCCGGCACCGTGGTGGAGGTCGCCGTGGCGGCCGGGTTGGATGAGGCGGATGTGCGGCGGGTGCTCGACGACCCGAGCCTGTACGCCGAGGACGTGCGTGCTGAGCAGCGGGAAGCGGCGCAGCTGGGCGCGCGGGCCGTGCCGTTCTTCGTGCTGGACCGCAAGGTCGGTGTGTCAGGCGGCCAATCGGTGGAGGTGTTCGGCCAGGCGTTGCGCCAAGCGTGGGACGCCTAG
- a CDS encoding zinc-binding dehydrogenase, with product MHAVVLHSFGPAENLKYETVPDPVPGPGEVRIAIKAAGVHFIETVMRRGEVSGMSPPPPELPSIFGGEVAGVVDMLGPEVDTEWLGREVVVARSSPGGYAEFTVAPVANVHRIPAGLGFEAAVAMVITGNTALGLLHIAQPTAADVVLVTSAAGGIGRLVVQYLRDLGAKVTGAAGGPAKVAAVRELGAEAVDYNEPGWNAGVHGVTLVLDGVGGELGKQAYDRIVDGGRFVSIGNAAQQEFAHDNPNVTSINALGVMLQDLGKFDFEAEALAAAGEGKLVPAVQSFPLAEAAAAHAALEARATTGKVVLVP from the coding sequence ATGCACGCAGTTGTTCTCCATTCGTTCGGCCCTGCCGAGAACCTGAAGTACGAGACTGTCCCCGACCCGGTGCCCGGCCCCGGTGAGGTCCGGATCGCGATCAAGGCCGCCGGTGTCCACTTCATCGAGACGGTGATGCGGCGCGGGGAGGTCAGCGGCATGTCGCCGCCACCGCCGGAGCTGCCGTCGATCTTCGGCGGCGAGGTCGCCGGGGTCGTGGACATGCTCGGCCCCGAAGTGGACACCGAGTGGCTCGGCCGGGAGGTCGTGGTCGCGCGCAGCTCGCCCGGCGGGTACGCGGAGTTCACGGTCGCGCCGGTGGCCAACGTGCACCGGATCCCCGCCGGGCTCGGTTTCGAGGCCGCCGTCGCGATGGTCATCACGGGCAACACGGCGCTGGGGTTGCTGCACATCGCCCAGCCGACCGCGGCCGATGTCGTTCTGGTGACCTCGGCGGCCGGGGGCATCGGGCGGCTGGTCGTGCAGTACCTGCGGGACCTGGGCGCGAAGGTGACCGGCGCCGCGGGCGGCCCGGCGAAGGTCGCGGCGGTGCGGGAACTGGGTGCCGAGGCGGTGGACTACAACGAGCCGGGCTGGAACGCCGGCGTCCACGGCGTGACGCTGGTGCTCGACGGTGTGGGCGGTGAGCTGGGCAAGCAGGCCTACGACCGGATCGTCGACGGTGGCCGGTTCGTGTCCATCGGCAACGCCGCTCAGCAGGAGTTCGCGCACGACAACCCGAACGTCACGTCGATCAACGCGCTCGGCGTGATGCTGCAGGACCTCGGCAAGTTCGACTTCGAGGCCGAGGCACTCGCGGCGGCGGGCGAGGGCAAGCTCGTTCCCGCGGTGCAGAGCTTCCCGCTCGCCGAGGCCGCCGCGGCCCACGCCGCGCTGGAGGCCAGGGCGACGACGGGCAAGGTCGTGCTAGTTCCGTGA
- a CDS encoding MerR family transcriptional regulator codes for MFSIGDFAKHGRVSVRMLRHYDAIGLLRPAHVDQASNYRYYTAEQLTRLNRIIALKDLGFSLQQVATIVDEQISVPELRGMLRLRQMELQAAVTDTAARLARVEARLRSIETEATMSDEIVIKNLPALRLAELVAEADSFEPQDIGPVVGPLFESLCRLDIQPTGPGLARYRELPDGRIEVHAGLPVASDVAGATMVDVPAVDRAATIMHHGSMDDVLPSAQALIRWIDDNGYTTKELPRELSLAVPDDRAQWVTELQAPLA; via the coding sequence ATGTTCAGCATTGGAGACTTCGCCAAGCACGGCCGCGTGTCGGTCCGGATGCTGCGGCACTACGACGCCATCGGGCTGCTGCGCCCCGCGCACGTGGACCAGGCCAGCAACTACCGCTACTACACCGCCGAGCAGCTGACCCGGCTCAACCGGATCATCGCGCTGAAAGACCTCGGCTTCAGCCTGCAGCAGGTGGCCACGATCGTCGACGAGCAGATCAGCGTGCCGGAACTGCGCGGAATGCTGCGGCTGCGGCAGATGGAACTGCAGGCCGCGGTCACCGACACAGCCGCCCGGCTGGCCCGGGTCGAGGCGAGGCTCCGCAGCATCGAGACCGAGGCAACGATGTCCGACGAGATCGTCATCAAAAACCTGCCCGCGCTGCGGCTGGCCGAACTGGTCGCCGAGGCGGACAGTTTCGAACCCCAGGACATCGGCCCCGTGGTCGGGCCGCTGTTCGAATCCCTGTGCCGACTGGACATCCAGCCGACCGGGCCGGGACTGGCCCGGTACCGGGAACTGCCCGACGGCCGCATCGAAGTCCACGCGGGCCTGCCCGTGGCGTCCGATGTGGCCGGAGCGACCATGGTCGACGTGCCCGCCGTGGACCGCGCCGCCACGATCATGCACCACGGCAGCATGGACGACGTGCTGCCCTCGGCACAGGCACTGATCCGATGGATCGACGACAACGGTTACACGACAAAGGAACTACCCAGGGAACTGTCACTGGCCGTGCCCGACGACCGCGCCCAGTGGGTCACCGAGCTCCAGGCGCCGCTGGCATGA
- a CDS encoding cysteine peptidase family C39 domain-containing protein, whose protein sequence is MSAYIGSGPYCYANSVAMLTGATPAVIETLTGSPFGAQIEGTVPYFDPSGWHPEIGVDAALSLLGWRCERQTGGDPVARLRALDSPAVAGPLDMGLLSYQTAGDGDHYVVVLDVTDDVVLLHDPHGHPYATLPVDQFVAAWEGKAVSYNAEPFVLRSTFVRDRVVSEVDALWASVPQAIHWLDGATDAVLAMASRPLDPDARMMWAYFGIRVGTRRLADASVNLGTLGLAGSAAVLDEQARLVGRLQHPVVSEDDQAVAEGLRRLAPTYDQLREVLEAEYVRVRG, encoded by the coding sequence ATGAGCGCGTACATCGGATCAGGACCATACTGCTACGCCAACAGCGTGGCGATGCTGACCGGCGCCACGCCCGCCGTGATCGAGACGCTGACCGGTTCCCCCTTCGGTGCGCAGATCGAGGGGACGGTGCCGTACTTCGACCCGTCCGGCTGGCACCCGGAAATCGGTGTGGACGCCGCGTTGTCGTTGCTGGGCTGGCGATGCGAACGGCAAACCGGGGGAGACCCGGTCGCCCGGCTGCGCGCGCTGGACTCCCCGGCGGTCGCCGGCCCGCTCGACATGGGGCTGCTGTCGTACCAGACCGCGGGCGACGGCGATCACTACGTCGTCGTGCTCGACGTGACGGACGACGTCGTGTTGCTGCACGATCCGCACGGCCACCCGTACGCGACACTGCCCGTCGACCAGTTCGTGGCCGCGTGGGAAGGCAAAGCCGTCTCCTACAACGCCGAGCCGTTCGTGCTGCGATCGACGTTCGTGCGGGACCGCGTCGTGTCCGAAGTGGACGCGTTGTGGGCGTCGGTGCCGCAGGCGATCCACTGGCTCGACGGTGCGACCGACGCCGTGCTCGCGATGGCGTCGCGACCGTTGGACCCCGACGCCCGGATGATGTGGGCCTATTTCGGGATCCGGGTGGGGACACGGCGTCTGGCCGACGCCTCGGTGAACCTGGGCACGCTGGGCCTGGCCGGATCCGCCGCGGTGCTCGACGAGCAGGCGCGGCTGGTCGGCCGGTTGCAGCATCCGGTGGTCAGCGAGGACGACCAGGCCGTGGCCGAAGGACTGCGGCGGCTGGCACCGACGTACGACCAGCTGCGTGAGGTCCTCGAGGCTGAGTACGTTCGCGTGCGTGGCTGA
- a CDS encoding class I SAM-dependent methyltransferase gives MLDIGSGTGTFALMQAERGAQVTGVDLAKPRAGRAHRAATGRAPRVRDTGARPAGMAGVESRGVTPSHTRPGRGSVFFAQRVD, from the coding sequence GTGCTCGACATCGGCAGCGGTACCGGCACATTCGCGCTGATGCAGGCTGAGCGCGGTGCCCAGGTGACCGGAGTGGACCTCGCCAAACCGAGGGCCGGTCGCGCGCACCGCGCTGCGACTGGGCGGGCACCTCGTGTTCGAGACACGGGTGCCCGCCCGGCAGGCATGGCTGGAGTGGAATCGCGCGGCGTCACACCGAGTCACACCCGGCCCGGCCGCGGGTCCGTGTTCTTCGCTCAGCGCGTGGACTAG
- a CDS encoding FBP domain-containing protein yields the protein MRPVNDAEIRASFVNCTKGEAKRLAVPRDLADRPWDDLDFFGWQDQAAPDRAYLVAPEGDGYVGVALRRAAPGSAGFVRRTMCSLCLTTHTGGGVALMTGRKAGKSGQQGNSVGAYMCTDLACPLYLRGKKDAGQAGQMKESISLEAQVERMLTNLAAFVAKVRA from the coding sequence ATGAGACCAGTCAACGACGCCGAGATCCGCGCCTCGTTCGTCAACTGCACCAAAGGAGAGGCGAAGCGGCTGGCCGTGCCCAGGGACCTGGCCGACCGCCCGTGGGACGACCTGGACTTCTTCGGCTGGCAGGACCAGGCCGCGCCGGACCGCGCCTACCTGGTCGCCCCGGAGGGCGACGGGTACGTCGGGGTGGCGCTGCGCCGGGCCGCGCCCGGGTCGGCCGGGTTCGTGCGACGCACCATGTGCTCGTTGTGCCTGACCACGCACACCGGCGGCGGGGTCGCGCTGATGACCGGCCGCAAGGCGGGCAAGAGCGGTCAGCAGGGCAACTCGGTCGGCGCGTACATGTGCACCGACCTGGCGTGTCCGCTGTATCTGCGCGGCAAGAAGGACGCCGGGCAGGCGGGGCAGATGAAGGAGTCGATCTCGCTGGAGGCCCAGGTGGAACGGATGCTGACCAACCTCGCCGCGTTCGTGGCGAAGGTCCGCGCCTAG
- a CDS encoding TetR/AcrR family transcriptional regulator, with product MARAGLTTNRLVQAAAELADEVGFDKVTVSALARRFGVKDASLYSHVKNAQDLKERVALLALAEMADVADDALAGRAGKDALVAFANAYRAYAKLHPGRYAAAQLPLRPEAAEAGAGRRHSEMTRAILRGYGLPEPAQTDAIRMLHSTFHGYVSLETAGAFSHTPREISVSWSRTLDALDATLRNWPPE from the coding sequence GTGGCACGTGCCGGTCTGACCACGAACCGCCTGGTCCAGGCGGCGGCGGAGCTCGCGGACGAGGTCGGCTTCGACAAGGTGACCGTCTCCGCGCTGGCCCGCCGCTTCGGCGTCAAGGACGCCAGCCTGTACTCACACGTCAAGAACGCACAGGACCTGAAAGAACGCGTCGCCCTGCTCGCTCTCGCCGAGATGGCCGACGTCGCCGACGACGCGCTCGCCGGCCGCGCGGGCAAGGACGCGCTGGTGGCGTTCGCCAACGCCTACCGCGCGTACGCCAAGCTGCACCCCGGCCGGTACGCCGCGGCCCAGTTACCGTTGCGCCCCGAGGCCGCCGAAGCCGGGGCGGGCAGGCGGCACTCGGAGATGACCCGCGCGATCCTGCGTGGCTACGGCCTGCCCGAACCCGCCCAGACCGACGCGATCCGCATGCTGCACAGCACGTTCCACGGCTACGTCAGCCTGGAAACCGCCGGCGCGTTCAGCCACACGCCCCGCGAGATCAGCGTCTCGTGGTCACGCACCCTGGACGCGCTCGACGCCACGCTCAGGAACTGGCCGCCGGAGTGA